From the genome of Mycobacterium kansasii ATCC 12478:
GGCATCACGCCCCAGCTGGTCGGGAGCGGCGCGGCGGCAGAGCCGGCCGCGGGAAGCGCGGCCCAGCTTGCCGGCACCGACAACCCGCCGATCGATCCCGCTCCGCCCAAACTCGCCGACAGCGCCGCACCGGCCGACGACATACCGGCCGCCGAACCAAGCCCACCCGCCAGCGCCGAACCCAACGACGCCGCGTCGCCGGCGGCGACCTGCGCCGCCGACCCCGCCACCAGCGAGAGCGACGCCAGCGACTGGGTCAGCCCCAAACACGAACTCACCGAGCTCAGGATCAGGGGCACAGCGGTGACGAAGATGAAGTCCAGCCAATCCGGCGGGTCCATGGACAACATCGGTGATGCGAGTTCCTGCAGGGCCAGGGGCACCCGGGACAGCAGTTGCGACAGCGTGGTCAGGTGCGCGTCCGACTCCGCGGCCCTGGCCACCGCTGCGGCCTGGGCGGTCAATCCTGCCTCGCTGGTGGTTGGCGGCGGGTCGGCGAAGGGCGCCACCTGGGATGCGGCCGCGGAGGCGGACGCATATGCGTACATCGCGGCAGCGTCCTGAGCCCACATTTCGGCGTACTGTGACTCGGTGGTCGCGATCGCCGTGATGTTTTGACCCAGCGCATTGGTCGCGACGAGCCAGGACAACATGGTCCTGTTCGCCGCCACCTCCGCCGGTGGAACGGTCATCTGAAACGCCACCTCATAGGCTTGCGCGGCCGCCCTGGCCTGGCCTGCCGCGTGCTGCGCCTGGGACGCGGTTGTGGCAAGCCAGGACACATACGGCGCCGCCGCCGCAGCCATGGATGCCGATACGGAACCCCGCCATGGTCCCTCGGTCAGTACCGACACCACCGCCAGGTACTCGACCGCCGTCGCGTACAAGTCGGCGGCCAGCACTTCCCATGCCGCGGCCGCGGCCCGCAACGACCCCGAGCCGCCGCCGGCGTACATGCGTCCCGAATTGATCTCCGGCGGCAATGCTGCGAAATCCAGCATGGCTAACCACCGGCAGCTTCGACAAGGCGCCGTGGCGCCGGCACCGGCCGGATTCCATTCAGCCGTTGCGGCACGGCCAATGACCAATGTGTACAAAGCGTTTCGGGTTCGAGGTTCATCGAAGACATGGAGGTTGCTCCTGGAGTCAGCGCGGCAGGCCCGGGAAGTTATCATGCGATAACCAGCACCCACCTGCCAGGTTATCAGTAGATAACCTGGTGTCAAGGTCGCCGTCGGAAAGGCTTGGGTCGACCCTGGAGCGGCTTTGATACTCGCCCGAAGTGCTAAGGCGAAGGCCGAGGGCTGATCACCCGGCCGCGACTCCCAGGGCCGGCCCCGGCCCGCTCACCGGTGCGGTGTGCCTGCCGTGCCGAGACAGGCCCGCCACCGCCACCAATCCCACGAGAATCAACGCCCCCCAGGCAAATTCGTCGACATTGAAGCGGTGTGCTGCGCTGAGCAGCGCCCCGGTCGCGAGATTGCCGATGAGCAGACCGATTCCGACCACGGTCTTGTAAAAGCCGTAGTGGGTGGCCACCAGCCGGTTTCCGGACAACGAGACCACTCTGTCCAGCTCGAAGGGAAACACCACCGCCGCGGCAAGCGCGAGCATGCTCGCCGACAGCAACAGCGCCAGCACCGCGGCGGCGATACCGAACCGTTGCTCGTTGGGAACGACCGCAAGGGGCACGAACGATGCCGTCAGCAGCATGACTCCGACGGGGAGGCTGCGCCCGGGTTCCCACCGCGCCCCGAACCAGCGGGTGAGGTGGCGCTGGCCGGCCACTGTGACCAAACTCGATATCAGGAAAAGCACTGCCACCAGGGATGTCTGGGATTGCGGCGCCAGCCGCGACGCATGCAGCGGAAGGGCGAGATTGATCTGGAATTCCAGCACGTACGCGCCGATCATGGCTGCGGCGAACCACAATACCGATCGGTTGCCCAAGACGACGCGCCAGTCCTCGATGACCGAGCTCTTCTCCGAATTCCGTGCATTGCCCGCGGCCCGGCCGGCTTTGTCCGGGGGCAGCGCCAACAGCTGTGCGACACTGAGGGCCGCGAAAACAACCGCAGCGGCCATGACCGATATCCGGAAGTCCATTGCCACCAACGCCAATCCAACCAGCGGGCCGAGCAGAATGCCCGACTGGTAGAAGACGTTGAACATCGCAAACGCTTCGATCCTGCGGTTTTCGGCGTCGGCCGCCAGGTAGGCGCGCGCTGCGGGATTGAACAGCGCACCCGCGAAACCCATTGCCGCCGAGGCGATTACCACAATCGGCAATGACTGCGCGAGCACCAGCAGCACGAATCCGCCAGTACGCACCAGACATCCGGCTACGATCATCGGCTTGTAGCCGAACCGGTCGGCCAGCGTGCCTCCCACGAAGAACATGCCCTGCTGGGCGAAGTTACGCACACCCAGCACCAGGCCCACCGCCCAGGCCGCCAGCCCGAGCGGGCCCGCCAGATAGCCGGCCAAGTAAGGCATCAGCATGTAGAAACCCACATTGATGGCGAACTGGTTGACCATCAGCACGCGGCTGGGACGATTGAAGCTGCGGAACTGAGCAACCATTCCCATCACCACATCACCCGAGTCGAGCTCTATGCCGTGTCAGCGGCTGGCGCTGTTGCCGACGGTGACGCGGTGGCGCAGGAGGAAAGCGACCGTCGTTGCCGGTCGTCGAAGGCCGGGATCGTCGACCTGCCGGCGCGGACCAGTCGCCATGGCCGACCGACCCCGGCGCGCATGCCAGCCGGTAGTCCCGGCTCTTCTCGCGGTTCGTTCGGGAACGAATTCTTTTGGGTGGTGAGCAGTTTACTGCCGATGATCGCGGCGATGTTCATCACCAGCAGACGCAACACCTGCATGGTCGCCACCAGCGGCTCGGCCGCCGAGTCGCTGGCTGCCAGCGCCACATAGATTCCGCCCGGTGTGGTTGCCAGATATGCCTGCGCAAAGGACACGCCGGTCCAAGCCGACACAACGAACGTCAACACCAGGCATCCAGCGACGGCGACTCCGATGAAGGCGCACGTCAAGGGCAGTAGTCGTAGGCATTGACGGAGGGCGCCGAGGGTGACGGCGCCTCCGGCCTGCCACCCGATCACCACGTATGCGACGGCATTGAGCGCGGGCGGCAGGGCCAGCACGAATTGCCCGGGGCCGGGGAGTTGAGTCACCAGCGCGACCAGCATGGGAGCGATCAGAAACGGCGCGGGCCATTTCCACTTCAACCCGGCGTAACCGGCTGCGACGATGACCACAATCGCGGCCACGCTGGAGACCAGCGTGACATGACTCCCGGCTGGATGCGACCGGGCTGCTGGAGCGCCGACGCATTGCAGGACCAGCG
Proteins encoded in this window:
- a CDS encoding AbrB family transcriptional regulator; its protein translation is MTLGLLFSAFHMPIGWLIAALAGAGCMAVLAGREFVPHKFLLRPAQGCIGMAVAVPLSGLASTTIAGYLGISAVCSAATLILCLVCGLVLTRAAKTLSPATALLSTLAGGASGICTMAPELRVDHRYVALSQYLRVVVVALTVPLVLQCVGAPAARSHPAGSHVTLVSSVAAIVVIVAAGYAGLKWKWPAPFLIAPMLVALVTQLPGPGQFVLALPPALNAVAYVVIGWQAGGAVTLGALRQCLRLLPLTCAFIGVAVAGCLVLTFVVSAWTGVSFAQAYLATTPGGIYVALAASDSAAEPLVATMQVLRLLVMNIAAIIGSKLLTTQKNSFPNEPREEPGLPAGMRAGVGRPWRLVRAGRSTIPAFDDRQRRSLSSCATASPSATAPAADTA
- a CDS encoding PPE family protein, producing the protein MLDFAALPPEINSGRMYAGGGSGSLRAAAAAWEVLAADLYATAVEYLAVVSVLTEGPWRGSVSASMAAAAAPYVSWLATTASQAQHAAGQARAAAQAYEVAFQMTVPPAEVAANRTMLSWLVATNALGQNITAIATTESQYAEMWAQDAAAMYAYASASAAASQVAPFADPPPTTSEAGLTAQAAAVARAAESDAHLTTLSQLLSRVPLALQELASPMLSMDPPDWLDFIFVTAVPLILSSVSSCLGLTQSLASLSLVAGSAAQVAAGDAASLGSALAGGLGSAAGMSSAGAALSASLGGAGSIGGLSVPASWAALPAAGSAAAPLPTSWGVMPESTAGVPGMPGVPIAGTAGQGMGGAVPRYGFRPMVVPRPPAAG
- a CDS encoding MFS transporter, whose protein sequence is MGMVAQFRSFNRPSRVLMVNQFAINVGFYMLMPYLAGYLAGPLGLAAWAVGLVLGVRNFAQQGMFFVGGTLADRFGYKPMIVAGCLVRTGGFVLLVLAQSLPIVVIASAAMGFAGALFNPAARAYLAADAENRRIEAFAMFNVFYQSGILLGPLVGLALVAMDFRISVMAAAVVFAALSVAQLLALPPDKAGRAAGNARNSEKSSVIEDWRVVLGNRSVLWFAAAMIGAYVLEFQINLALPLHASRLAPQSQTSLVAVLFLISSLVTVAGQRHLTRWFGARWEPGRSLPVGVMLLTASFVPLAVVPNEQRFGIAAAVLALLLSASMLALAAAVVFPFELDRVVSLSGNRLVATHYGFYKTVVGIGLLIGNLATGALLSAAHRFNVDEFAWGALILVGLVAVAGLSRHGRHTAPVSGPGPALGVAAG